One window from the genome of Oceanisphaera sp. IT1-181 encodes:
- a CDS encoding outer membrane protein assembly factor BamE — MQLKTLILPIMLTLPLMGCGLVYKIDIPQGNYIEAKQVDQLRRGMSQEQVRFLLGNPMSLDSFNHERWVYLYYFKPGRGEVEQKQLVLEFNNGALMSVGGDYPAPINFDQGL, encoded by the coding sequence ATGCAACTCAAAACCTTGATTTTACCGATAATGTTAACCCTGCCTCTGATGGGTTGCGGTCTGGTATATAAAATAGATATTCCACAAGGCAACTACATAGAAGCCAAACAAGTTGATCAGCTGCGCCGCGGTATGAGTCAAGAACAGGTCCGCTTTTTGCTGGGCAACCCCATGAGCTTGGACAGCTTCAATCATGAACGCTGGGTCTATCTGTACTACTTTAAACCCGGTCGTGGAGAAGTAGAACAAAAGCAGCTGGTGCTTGAGTTCAATAACGGTGCGCTAATGTCAGTAGGCGGCGATTACCCCGCACCCATCAACTTCGACCAAGGCTTATAA
- a CDS encoding sensor domain-containing diguanylate cyclase produces MSSKSLPWFKLRGLILVLAVFSVLITLGNSFYATYEVQRSLLINNTLEANRVYAAKLAEVTDVFLDMAQDRLAYNAEMLSEQMHSEANLVAEVRRLHETTDTFNSVVVVNARARVLAVSPEALGLSGVTLESPHALQSIAARTSVITDPFISAAGNYLISLSHPIFADNGEYVGYIAGTIYLQQKNILNDILGKHYYQDGSYLYVVDRNKTLIYHPNSARIGQKIEHNAAIDQVILGKEGAYGVTNSQGIAMLAGFAPIANAGWGVVAQRPKTMTLAGLDGHIIKVFLKSLPLVLLTLLGIWLSALLISRPLWQLARDTRQIDNTQINNSSMQDNISHINSWYFEAAQLKRAIIKSMGLLNDKICQLHSDSHTDSMTELLNRRAMTQVLDSYQQAHTAFSVITLDIDFFKRINDTYGHDVGDEVIKKLAQLMRLQARKEDQLCRSGGEEFMIFLPNTPQDTAVRVAERLRELIAATDIPTVGIITVSLGVADWSGAESVKSINETLKLADQALYQAKQQGRNKTVAL; encoded by the coding sequence ATGTCTAGTAAGTCTCTTCCTTGGTTTAAACTGCGCGGCCTCATTCTGGTGCTGGCAGTGTTTAGTGTGCTCATTACCTTGGGCAACAGTTTTTATGCCACCTATGAAGTACAACGCTCATTACTCATCAATAATACGCTAGAGGCTAACCGCGTGTATGCGGCTAAGTTAGCGGAAGTCACCGATGTGTTTCTGGATATGGCTCAAGACCGACTGGCTTACAATGCCGAGATGCTCAGTGAGCAGATGCATTCAGAGGCCAACTTAGTAGCTGAGGTGCGCCGCTTACATGAAACCACAGATACTTTTAACTCTGTGGTGGTGGTCAATGCCAGAGCGAGAGTACTGGCCGTCTCTCCCGAAGCGCTAGGCCTGAGTGGTGTGACGCTCGAGTCACCGCATGCCTTACAGTCTATAGCGGCAAGAACATCCGTGATCACAGACCCCTTTATTTCCGCCGCTGGCAATTATTTGATCAGTTTGTCGCATCCTATTTTTGCTGACAATGGCGAGTACGTAGGCTATATCGCAGGCACCATTTATTTGCAGCAAAAAAATATTCTTAACGACATTCTTGGCAAACATTACTACCAAGATGGCTCCTACCTGTATGTGGTGGATCGTAATAAGACCTTAATTTACCATCCAAACTCTGCGCGCATTGGCCAAAAAATTGAGCACAATGCAGCCATTGATCAGGTGATTCTCGGTAAAGAAGGCGCTTATGGGGTCACTAACTCTCAAGGGATAGCAATGTTAGCCGGCTTTGCCCCTATTGCTAACGCAGGCTGGGGAGTAGTTGCACAAAGACCTAAAACAATGACGCTGGCGGGCTTAGACGGCCATATTATTAAAGTGTTCTTAAAAAGCCTGCCCTTGGTGTTACTGACGTTATTGGGTATCTGGCTTTCAGCGCTGCTCATTTCACGGCCCTTGTGGCAGTTGGCTCGCGACACCCGACAGATAGATAATACTCAGATTAATAACAGCTCCATGCAAGATAACATCTCGCACATTAACTCTTGGTACTTTGAAGCCGCTCAACTAAAGCGCGCCATTATAAAAAGTATGGGATTACTTAACGATAAAATTTGCCAATTACACAGCGATAGCCATACGGATTCTATGACGGAATTATTAAATCGTCGCGCCATGACGCAAGTGCTCGATAGCTATCAGCAAGCGCACACCGCTTTTTCGGTCATCACCTTAGATATCGACTTTTTTAAGCGCATTAATGACACATACGGTCATGATGTGGGTGATGAGGTGATCAAAAAACTGGCGCAATTGATGCGCCTTCAAGCACGAAAAGAAGACCAGCTATGCCGCAGTGGTGGGGAAGAGTTTATGATTTTCTTACCCAACACCCCCCAAGATACTGCTGTTAGGGTAGCCGAACGGCTCAGAGAGCTTATAGCGGCTACCGATATCCCTACTGTAGGCATCATTACTGTTTCTTTGGGCGTGGCCGATTGGTCGGGTGCAGAGTCGGTAAAAAGTATCAATGAGACTTTAAAACTGGCAGACCAAGCACTGTATCAAGCCAAACAACAGGGTCGCAATAAAACTGTGGCACTATAA
- a CDS encoding Yip1 family protein produces MFLNRIWGLYTQPKVQWHTVDRQHESLRYSLIHLALIALIPTICAYLSTTMIGWNFGSTNSTTILLTPQSALAMAISMYVGLIFGVFALAYLIFWMAGTFGASPNFSHSIELAAYTATPLFMAGFALFYPEPIVIMLVGLVGVAYSVYLLYTGIPIVMRIPEDRGFIYASSVITAALVLLVCLMTATVLIWSWGFGPMYMN; encoded by the coding sequence ATGTTTTTAAATCGAATTTGGGGTTTGTACACACAGCCTAAAGTACAGTGGCACACGGTAGACCGCCAACATGAGAGTTTACGTTACAGCTTAATCCACTTAGCCTTGATAGCACTGATACCGACCATTTGCGCTTACCTTTCGACAACCATGATTGGTTGGAATTTTGGTAGCACTAACAGCACCACTATTTTGCTCACTCCTCAAAGCGCCTTAGCCATGGCGATAAGCATGTATGTGGGGTTAATTTTCGGCGTCTTCGCCCTCGCCTATCTTATTTTTTGGATGGCGGGCACCTTTGGTGCCAGCCCAAATTTTTCACACAGCATAGAGCTTGCCGCCTATACGGCCACCCCCTTATTTATGGCCGGCTTTGCTTTATTCTACCCTGAGCCTATCGTGATCATGCTGGTTGGCTTGGTGGGCGTTGCGTACTCGGTTTACCTTTTGTATACCGGCATTCCTATCGTGATGCGCATTCCTGAAGATCGCGGCTTTATTTATGCAAGCTCGGTGATCACAGCGGCACTGGTGCTGTTAGTCTGCCTAATGACGGCGACCGTATTAATTTGGAGTTGGGGCTTTGGCCCTATGTATATGAATTAA
- the purF gene encoding amidophosphoribosyltransferase, with amino-acid sequence MCGIVGIQGTTPVNQALYDALTVLQHRGQDAAGIVTIAGDTLRQRKANGLVREVFEERHMARLIGNVGIGHVRYPTAGSSSVAQAQPFYVNSPFGITLAHNGNLTNARELKEEQFRVARRHINTTSDSEILLNVLAHELDQQTLDLHLEPSHVFAAISSVHKKVRGAYAVVAVIIGHGMMAFRDPNGIRPLVLGKRDCEQGGVEYMVASESVALNAVGFHLIRDVAPGEAIYITQQGELYTQQCADEPQHQPCIFEYVYFARPDSFIDKVSVYAVRARMGQKLGDKIAREWEDLDIDVVIPIPETSCDIALEIAHNLDLPYRQGFVKNRYIGRTFIMPGQLQRQQSVRRKLNAIHSEFAGKNVLLVDDSIVRGTTSEQIIKMAREAGAKKVYFASAAPEIRFPNVYGIDMPSVNELIAYGREVDEICQLIGADGLIFQELEDLEDAVRHFNPELRHFETSVFTGEYVTQDVDQAYLDEQNALRNDNVKHADCQDDAHLAMYNEGEA; translated from the coding sequence ATGTGTGGGATTGTCGGTATTCAAGGTACGACTCCAGTAAATCAGGCGCTTTATGACGCCTTAACTGTACTGCAACACAGAGGTCAAGACGCCGCAGGCATAGTGACCATTGCTGGTGACACGTTGCGCCAACGCAAAGCCAATGGTCTGGTGCGCGAAGTGTTTGAAGAGCGACACATGGCGCGTTTAATTGGTAACGTCGGCATTGGCCATGTACGTTACCCAACTGCTGGCAGCAGCAGTGTGGCCCAAGCGCAGCCTTTTTATGTCAACTCCCCATTTGGCATTACCTTGGCGCATAATGGCAACTTGACCAACGCTCGCGAACTCAAAGAAGAACAGTTTCGCGTGGCGCGTCGTCACATCAATACCACCTCAGATTCTGAAATTTTGCTCAATGTCCTCGCTCATGAGCTCGATCAACAGACTCTCGATCTGCATCTAGAACCTAGCCATGTGTTTGCCGCTATTAGCTCTGTGCACAAAAAAGTGCGCGGTGCCTATGCGGTGGTTGCCGTCATTATTGGCCATGGCATGATGGCGTTTCGTGATCCTAACGGTATTAGACCCTTAGTGCTCGGCAAGCGTGACTGTGAGCAGGGTGGTGTTGAGTATATGGTAGCCTCAGAAAGTGTGGCGCTTAATGCGGTGGGTTTTCATCTGATCCGCGACGTGGCACCCGGTGAAGCCATCTACATTACTCAGCAAGGTGAGCTGTATACCCAGCAATGTGCCGATGAGCCTCAGCATCAGCCTTGTATTTTTGAATATGTGTACTTTGCGCGCCCCGACTCTTTTATCGATAAAGTGTCTGTGTATGCGGTGAGAGCGCGCATGGGCCAGAAACTCGGCGATAAAATTGCACGGGAGTGGGAAGACCTCGATATTGATGTGGTGATCCCCATTCCAGAAACCTCTTGTGATATTGCGTTGGAAATTGCGCATAATCTGGATTTGCCTTATCGTCAAGGCTTCGTAAAGAATCGCTATATTGGCCGTACCTTTATTATGCCCGGCCAACTGCAACGTCAGCAATCGGTGCGCCGTAAACTCAACGCCATACATTCTGAGTTTGCCGGTAAAAATGTGCTGCTAGTCGATGATTCAATTGTAAGAGGTACCACCTCAGAGCAGATTATTAAAATGGCGCGCGAAGCGGGGGCGAAAAAAGTTTACTTTGCCTCAGCCGCACCGGAAATTCGCTTCCCGAATGTGTATGGCATCGACATGCCATCGGTTAATGAGCTGATTGCCTATGGCCGCGAAGTTGACGAAATCTGCCAATTAATTGGTGCAGATGGGCTAATTTTTCAAGAGCTTGAAGATCTCGAAGATGCAGTGCGCCACTTTAATCCTGAACTGCGTCACTTTGAAACCTCAGTCTTTACCGGCGAGTACGTGACGCAAGATGTGGATCAAGCTTACTTAGATGAGCAAAATGCGTTACGCAACGACAACGTCAAGCATGCGGACTGTCAAGATGACGCACATCTTGCTATGTATAATGAAGGCGAAGCCTGA
- a CDS encoding SRPBCC family protein: MPSITRSALVMFSAQQMYELVNDIDAYPQFLPGCAASRVVSQSDNTITAALDVSKAGIRKTFTTRNVLTPYHHISVELVDGPFKTLNGGWTFTALDEDACKVELELYFEFTSRLVEFAFGGIFKELANAMVHSFSERAREVYGHESYSG, encoded by the coding sequence ATGCCGAGTATTACTCGCAGTGCCTTAGTGATGTTTAGTGCACAACAAATGTATGAGTTGGTCAATGATATTGACGCTTATCCGCAGTTTTTACCAGGTTGTGCGGCAAGCCGTGTGGTTTCGCAGTCCGATAATACCATTACTGCGGCCTTGGATGTATCTAAGGCGGGTATTCGTAAAACTTTTACCACCCGCAATGTATTAACGCCTTATCACCATATTAGTGTCGAGCTAGTCGACGGGCCTTTTAAAACACTGAATGGCGGCTGGACCTTTACGGCATTGGATGAGGATGCCTGTAAAGTCGAGTTAGAATTGTATTTTGAATTTACGTCTCGCTTAGTGGAATTTGCCTTTGGCGGCATCTTTAAGGAGCTGGCCAATGCCATGGTACATTCTTTTAGTGAGCGAGCCAGAGAGGTGTATGGCCATGAGTCTTATTCAGGTTGA
- the smpB gene encoding SsrA-binding protein SmpB gives MTKNKAKKKVGSSTIALNRKARHEYYVEEKYEAGLELQGWEVKAMRAGKANIADSYVFIRNGEAFLFAATITPLNMASTHVVCDPMRSRKLLLKRRELDRLATLLDRDGYTLVPLALYWSQSWVKIEIGLVKGKKDHDKRQDVKERDWKREKDRMMKHKNR, from the coding sequence ATGACAAAAAACAAAGCTAAGAAAAAAGTCGGTTCCAGCACCATTGCCCTCAATAGGAAGGCTCGGCACGAATATTATGTCGAAGAAAAGTATGAAGCTGGGCTGGAGCTACAAGGATGGGAAGTAAAAGCGATGCGGGCAGGCAAAGCCAATATCGCTGATTCTTACGTATTTATACGTAATGGCGAAGCCTTCTTGTTTGCCGCCACCATTACTCCCCTTAACATGGCCTCTACTCACGTAGTGTGCGATCCCATGCGCTCGCGCAAGCTGTTACTGAAACGGCGCGAGCTCGACCGGTTAGCCACCCTGCTTGACCGCGATGGTTATACCTTAGTGCCACTGGCGCTGTATTGGTCTCAGTCTTGGGTGAAAATTGAAATTGGCCTAGTGAAAGGCAAAAAAGACCACGACAAGCGCCAAGACGTGAAAGAGCGGGACTGGAAACGCGAAAAAGATCGCATGATGAAGCATAAAAATCGTTAA
- a CDS encoding putative bifunctional diguanylate cyclase/phosphodiesterase: protein MLISIIEQAMLILASGWLLTMNMRKMQAHPRLLPLTTGVWFGIITIACMSMPLSVGPGVLLDVGDAVIFVAGLFGGLLSGGLTVVLAGAFKLWFNDADSLVSVMRMLMALSLGLIGKYALVNTRFSLTFGYLLPTSLFLNGISIGFIYYSVEPQLHAHVLSMTLPFLVVAVPLTLMLIFILKDTEHRQQEQQALRVSQARLLAITSALPDMMSVIDEDGFYLDIMPDNIIFPGSKDVRRVGQNVSDVFPREYAQRLLAFIDRTITEHKVTHMMFELQQDDGGRTFESVAQALDTRAGEARAVVILTRDISERVKGETDLRIAAVAFDSFQGMWVTDKHNRILRVNKAFSEVTGYSETEVLGKTPSIFSSGQHDSGFYQDMWHDINSQGHWQGEIYDKHKSGKIYPQLLTISAVKDEQEQVSHYVASITDLSVEKENAKKIHDLAYYDSLTGLPNRRLLLTSIRKTQRESANSHKLGAVIFIDLDQFKNINDLWGHAVGDKLLVHVANQLRKVLTEQDSLARLGSDQFVLVLSAQADDQRQLMAHLDHHSQMLLTMLDQPYTHGEQKLRSSACLGIVALDGFNDAPEELVRQAELAMYAAKDTGKGERRFFDPHMQETISQRLLLEEDIIRGLEAREFGVYFQAQFNSDSQLIGVESLVRWHHPERGLLSPIAFIEVAEAAGIMSQIDSVVLLRSCEQMAKWTRLPAFSDITVSVNISPAQLYQHGFVEEVLKVVSDTGADPKRLKLELTESMLVTDMQQAIARMRQLKEAGIRFSIDDFGTGYSSLQYLQQLPLDQLKIDQSFVRGLPEDTSSLAIIRAVIAMATSLGLEVIAEGVETEVQRDILLANGCGLYQGYWYAKPLPAEQVEQLDRINNPTSTKAIG, encoded by the coding sequence ATGCTGATATCGATTATTGAACAGGCTATGTTGATCCTCGCATCAGGCTGGCTACTCACCATGAATATGCGGAAAATGCAGGCTCATCCGCGATTATTACCGCTTACCACCGGCGTCTGGTTTGGCATTATTACCATCGCCTGCATGTCGATGCCACTTAGTGTTGGGCCAGGCGTGCTGCTGGATGTGGGAGATGCGGTTATCTTTGTTGCCGGCTTATTTGGTGGTCTGCTCTCCGGTGGGTTGACGGTCGTGCTGGCGGGGGCGTTTAAGCTGTGGTTTAACGACGCTGATAGCTTGGTCAGTGTAATGAGAATGCTGATGGCGTTGTCCTTGGGTCTCATCGGTAAATACGCTTTGGTAAATACTCGATTTTCGCTGACCTTCGGCTATTTGTTGCCTACTAGCTTATTTCTCAATGGCATTAGCATTGGTTTTATTTATTACAGCGTTGAGCCTCAATTACACGCGCATGTGCTATCCATGACCCTGCCTTTTTTAGTGGTTGCCGTGCCTTTGACGCTGATGCTGATTTTTATTCTAAAAGATACCGAGCATCGTCAACAAGAGCAGCAAGCATTACGGGTCAGCCAAGCACGGTTATTGGCCATTACCAGTGCTTTGCCGGATATGATGAGCGTGATTGATGAAGATGGTTTTTATCTGGATATCATGCCCGATAATATTATATTTCCCGGCAGTAAAGATGTACGCCGCGTCGGTCAAAATGTCAGCGATGTATTTCCTCGCGAGTACGCCCAGCGGTTACTGGCTTTTATTGACCGCACTATTACCGAGCACAAAGTCACCCATATGATGTTTGAGCTGCAGCAGGATGACGGCGGGCGTACCTTTGAAAGCGTGGCACAAGCCCTGGACACTCGTGCTGGTGAGGCGCGCGCCGTGGTGATACTCACCCGCGATATTAGTGAGCGAGTAAAAGGGGAAACTGACCTGCGTATTGCCGCAGTGGCATTTGATAGTTTTCAAGGCATGTGGGTGACCGATAAGCATAATCGCATCTTGCGCGTTAATAAGGCGTTTAGTGAGGTCACGGGATATAGCGAAACGGAAGTCTTGGGTAAGACACCGAGCATTTTTAGTTCCGGCCAACACGACAGTGGTTTTTATCAAGATATGTGGCACGACATTAATAGCCAAGGTCATTGGCAGGGCGAGATTTATGATAAGCATAAATCAGGGAAAATTTATCCCCAATTGCTCACTATTAGTGCAGTGAAAGACGAACAAGAACAAGTGAGCCATTATGTGGCCAGCATTACCGATCTGAGTGTGGAAAAAGAAAATGCCAAAAAAATTCATGACTTGGCTTATTACGACAGCTTAACCGGTTTACCCAACCGACGACTGTTGCTGACCAGTATCAGAAAAACCCAAAGAGAGAGTGCTAATAGTCATAAGTTAGGCGCTGTTATTTTTATCGACTTAGATCAATTTAAAAATATTAACGATCTATGGGGCCATGCAGTAGGCGACAAGCTGTTAGTGCATGTGGCTAATCAGTTACGAAAAGTGCTCACCGAACAAGATAGCCTAGCTCGCTTAGGCAGCGACCAATTTGTCCTGGTGCTGAGTGCTCAAGCCGACGACCAACGCCAACTTATGGCCCACTTAGATCACCACAGCCAGATGTTACTGACCATGCTGGATCAACCCTATACCCACGGTGAACAAAAGCTGCGCAGCAGTGCCTGTCTAGGCATAGTCGCATTAGATGGTTTTAATGACGCGCCTGAAGAGTTAGTACGCCAAGCTGAGCTTGCCATGTATGCGGCAAAAGACACCGGTAAGGGGGAGCGCCGTTTCTTTGACCCCCATATGCAAGAGACGATTTCTCAGCGTTTATTGTTAGAAGAAGACATTATTCGCGGCTTAGAAGCACGGGAGTTTGGTGTTTATTTTCAAGCGCAATTTAACAGTGATAGTCAGTTAATTGGTGTCGAATCATTAGTGCGTTGGCATCATCCTGAGCGCGGACTCTTATCGCCGATTGCCTTTATCGAAGTGGCAGAGGCTGCGGGTATTATGAGCCAAATTGACAGCGTTGTGCTGCTTCGCTCCTGTGAGCAAATGGCGAAATGGACGCGGTTACCGGCTTTTAGTGATATTACGGTGTCGGTGAATATTAGTCCGGCACAATTATATCAGCATGGCTTTGTCGAAGAAGTACTGAAAGTCGTCAGTGACACCGGGGCTGATCCTAAGCGGCTGAAGCTGGAGCTGACGGAATCTATGCTGGTGACGGATATGCAGCAAGCCATTGCGCGCATGCGCCAACTTAAGGAAGCGGGGATTCGTTTTTCGATAGACGACTTTGGTACGGGTTATTCGTCGCTACAATATTTACAACAACTGCCGCTGGACCAACTCAAAATCGACCAATCTTTTGTGCGAGGCTTACCGGAAGACACCAGCAGCTTGGCGATTATTAGAGCCGTGATTGCCATGGCCACCAGTTTAGGTTTAGAAGTGATTGCCGAAGGTGTTGAAACCGAAGTACAGCGCGACATACTGCTGGCTAATGGCTGTGGTTTATATCAAGGCTATTGGTATGCAAAGCCGTTACCTGCCGAGCAAGTTGAACAGCTAGATAGAATTAATAACCCTACCAGCACCAAGGCGATCGGCTAG
- a CDS encoding AbgT family transporter, with protein MTSRSTEYKGAPQSGAEKKGGFTRFLDTVEWLGNLLPHPITLFAILCAVILIASGIAGYFELSVADPRPEGVAGRAADGMIQVVSLLNGEGLARIVGSLVSNFTGFAPLGTVLVALLGVGIAEHSGLLSAAMRGLVMNASKRMVTVTVVFAGIVSNTASELGYVVLIPLAAMIFHSLGRHPLAGLAAAFAGVSGGYSANLLLGTVDPLLSGITQTAANIIDPAYVVGPEVNWYFMFVSTFVIAALGAFVTEKIVEPKLGKYNEADAAGDLDMTGMGRVTSAEKRALKGAGLAALMVCGLLALTVVPENGVLRHPVTGEIAGSPFLQGIVAFIFVFFAIPGFVYGRMMGTMKSDRDVIDAMSKSMSSMGMYIVLVFFAAQFVAFFSWTNFGTVVAVQGATFLQNIGLTGPLLMMCFIVLCGFINLMLGSASAQWAVTAPIFVPMLMLVGYSPEVIQAAYRIGDSTTNIITPMMSYFGLIMAVAARYKKDLGIGTLMAMMLPYSIVFLLGWSLLFFLWVFVFGLPVGPGAATFYDGL; from the coding sequence ATGACGTCGCGTTCAACTGAATATAAAGGCGCTCCCCAGAGTGGGGCTGAGAAAAAAGGTGGATTTACCCGCTTTTTGGATACCGTAGAATGGTTAGGCAATTTATTGCCCCATCCCATAACCTTGTTTGCCATTCTCTGTGCCGTTATTTTAATTGCATCGGGTATTGCCGGATATTTTGAATTGAGTGTCGCTGACCCTCGCCCGGAAGGTGTCGCGGGACGCGCCGCTGATGGCATGATCCAAGTGGTGAGTCTGCTAAATGGCGAAGGTCTGGCGCGTATTGTGGGCAGCCTAGTGAGCAACTTTACCGGCTTTGCTCCCTTGGGCACAGTACTGGTCGCGCTGCTGGGCGTGGGCATTGCCGAGCATTCTGGTCTCTTGTCTGCTGCGATGCGCGGTTTGGTGATGAATGCGTCCAAACGCATGGTGACAGTAACAGTGGTGTTTGCGGGGATAGTTTCTAACACAGCGTCTGAGTTGGGTTACGTGGTGTTGATCCCGCTGGCGGCGATGATCTTTCATTCACTGGGGCGCCACCCCTTGGCAGGATTGGCAGCGGCGTTTGCCGGTGTGTCGGGTGGCTACAGTGCCAACTTGCTATTGGGCACGGTTGATCCGCTGCTATCGGGTATCACTCAAACGGCGGCGAACATCATTGACCCCGCATATGTGGTAGGGCCAGAAGTAAACTGGTACTTCATGTTTGTGAGTACCTTTGTTATTGCCGCGTTAGGCGCCTTTGTTACCGAGAAAATCGTCGAGCCTAAGCTGGGTAAATATAATGAGGCTGACGCCGCAGGTGATCTCGATATGACCGGCATGGGGCGAGTGACATCGGCTGAGAAACGCGCCCTTAAAGGGGCGGGTCTGGCCGCTCTAATGGTGTGTGGGTTACTGGCGTTGACTGTAGTGCCAGAAAACGGTGTGCTGCGTCATCCGGTCACGGGTGAGATCGCTGGCTCTCCGTTTCTACAGGGCATAGTAGCCTTTATTTTCGTGTTCTTTGCCATTCCCGGTTTTGTATATGGCCGCATGATGGGCACCATGAAAAGCGATCGTGATGTGATTGATGCCATGTCGAAAAGCATGAGCTCTATGGGTATGTACATAGTGTTGGTGTTTTTTGCAGCGCAGTTTGTGGCGTTTTTCAGCTGGACCAATTTTGGTACCGTGGTAGCAGTACAGGGCGCCACCTTCTTGCAAAATATTGGCCTGACCGGTCCTTTGCTGATGATGTGCTTTATCGTACTGTGCGGCTTTATTAATCTGATGCTGGGCTCGGCCTCTGCCCAGTGGGCAGTAACGGCCCCTATTTTTGTGCCCATGCTGATGCTGGTGGGCTACTCACCCGAAGTGATCCAAGCGGCGTATCGCATCGGTGACTCCACCACCAATATCATTACCCCCATGATGAGCTACTTTGGTTTGATTATGGCGGTGGCGGCCCGGTACAAGAAAGACTTAGGCATAGGTACCTTGATGGCCATGATGCTGCCCTATTCGATAGTATTTTTGTTAGGATGGAGCCTGTTATTCTTTCTGTGGGTATTTGTATTTGGCCTGCCAGTGGGGCCAGGTGCGGCTACCTTTTATGACGGCTTGTAA
- a CDS encoding RnfH family protein, with translation MSLIQVEVVYALPYKQVVLSLKVAPDCDVQQVIAQSGILQQFPEIDLDTNMVGVFGRQVKLDSQLRAGDRVEIYRPLLADPKDIRRRRAEQAKEEGRADKVTGGRPNPGRASVRASKDSALAEDELKE, from the coding sequence ATGAGTCTTATTCAGGTTGAAGTGGTGTATGCGCTGCCTTATAAGCAAGTGGTGCTGAGCCTTAAGGTTGCGCCAGATTGTGATGTACAGCAGGTTATCGCCCAGTCTGGCATCTTGCAGCAGTTTCCTGAGATTGACCTAGATACCAACATGGTTGGCGTGTTTGGGCGTCAGGTTAAACTGGATAGCCAACTGCGGGCAGGAGACAGAGTCGAAATCTATCGGCCCTTATTAGCGGATCCTAAAGATATTCGTCGCCGTCGTGCCGAGCAAGCCAAAGAAGAAGGGCGTGCCGATAAGGTGACCGGTGGGCGGCCCAATCCTGGGCGGGCTAGCGTGAGAGCGAGCAAAGACAGTGCGCTGGCAGAGGACGAGCTTAAGGAATGA
- a CDS encoding DUF2798 domain-containing protein, translating into MLFPRRFAKLAFPILMSIYMVTIMTGLVTGVNTGLNEGFLSRWWQAFYVAWPVAFMLILVGAPRLQRLALRLTIK; encoded by the coding sequence ATGCTCTTTCCCCGTCGCTTCGCCAAACTGGCTTTTCCGATTCTGATGTCTATTTATATGGTCACCATCATGACCGGTTTGGTCACAGGGGTGAATACTGGGCTTAATGAAGGTTTTTTATCGCGCTGGTGGCAGGCTTTCTACGTGGCATGGCCGGTGGCGTTTATGTTGATCCTAGTCGGCGCGCCACGTTTGCAACGCTTGGCGTTACGTCTCACCATTAAGTAA
- a CDS encoding CvpA family protein: MVWIDFVILGIIALSAVVSLVRGFVKEAMSLATWLAAFFVASQFYADLSALLDISDPLIRNGTAIAVLFVLTLILGALINYIVGQLVDKTGLSGTDRVLGVCFGAVRGVLIVAALLFFIDTMTGFSHSLWWQQSVLIPEFGIVIQWFFSLVQNSSSFLPPKP; the protein is encoded by the coding sequence ATGGTTTGGATAGACTTTGTAATTCTGGGTATTATTGCCCTGTCAGCAGTCGTAAGCTTAGTCAGAGGATTCGTAAAAGAAGCCATGTCACTGGCTACTTGGTTGGCGGCGTTCTTCGTTGCTAGTCAATTTTATGCTGATCTTAGCGCTCTGCTCGATATCTCAGATCCCCTGATACGCAACGGCACCGCCATTGCCGTCCTGTTTGTATTAACCCTCATTTTAGGCGCACTCATCAATTATATTGTGGGTCAGTTAGTCGATAAAACTGGCCTGTCGGGCACTGATCGGGTGCTTGGCGTGTGTTTTGGTGCCGTTCGCGGTGTCTTGATCGTGGCCGCGTTATTGTTTTTTATCGATACCATGACCGGATTTTCTCACAGTCTGTGGTGGCAACAGTCTGTGTTAATTCCCGAATTTGGTATTGTTATCCAGTGGTTCTTCAGCCTGGTGCAAAATTCATCCAGCTTTTTACCCCCCAAGCCATAA